In one window of Thalassophryne amazonica chromosome 9, fThaAma1.1, whole genome shotgun sequence DNA:
- the bhlha9 gene encoding class A basic helix-loop-helix protein 9, giving the protein MMSCSSVTGSEFSEEELDLNTLGRGEDGRSPKVCFRHSESSTSITSEPEEGQNKKRNQPVRSKARRMAANVRERKRIMDYNQAFNTLRVALNHDLSGKRLSKIATLQRAINHISALSVFLNSNLPDKSCTHRECNKSSVGQEAARLDQNWGMTPRLDHPSYASWHSSMTHQTQPQQGPRVPRLPAEPRVSSLCPLSSHYPCHPTEAQVYSSHGHNSSPHEPPLSPLRYHQTVEAFGFQPTAWGSCAQGFMDTFLEPSPALGFPWQVSYLQEPELSLCSSPDFL; this is encoded by the coding sequence ATGATGAGCTGCAGCAGTGTTACAGGATCGGAGTTCTCTGAAGAAGAGCTGGATCTTAACACGCTGGGCCGAGGTGAAGATGGGAGAAGTCCCAAGGTGTGTTTCCGCcacagtgagagctcaacaagcaTCACGAGTGAACCAGAGGAAGGCCAGAACAAGAAGCGCAACCAACCTGTGCGCTCAAAGGCTCGGCGGATGGCTGCCAATGTCCGCGAGCGAAAGCGCATCATGGACTACAACCAGGCTTTCAACACCCTGCGTGTTGCTCTCAACCATGACCTCAGTGGCAAACGGCTGTCAAAGATCGCCACGCTGCAGAGGGCCATCAACCACATCTCTGCTCTGTCTGTATTCTTAAACTCAAACCTGCCGGACAAGTCCTGCACCCACCGAGAGTGCAACAAGTCTTCTGTGGGACAAGAAGCAGCTCGACTCGACCAGAACTGGGGGATGACTCCTCGTCTTGACCATCCGAGCTACGCCTCCTGGCATTCATCCATGACTCACCAGACGCAGCCACAGCAAGGGCCTCGGGTGCCCAGACTGCCCGCTGAGCCAAGAGTCTCATCATTGTGCCCGCTGTCGTCACACTACCCCTGTCATCCCACTGAGGCTCAGGTTTACTCCTCACACGGACACAACAGCAGCCCCCATGAGCCTCCATTAAGCCCTCTGAGATACCATCAGACGGTGGAGGCGTTTGGCTTCCAGCCAACAGCGTGGGGGTCATGTGCTCAGGGATTCATGGACACTTTCTTGGAGCCGTCTCCAGCTCTGGGATTTCCTTGGCAGGTGAGCTACCTGCAGGAGCCGGAGCTCAGCCTCTGTTCATCTCCAGACTTCCTATAA